One Brassica napus cultivar Da-Ae chromosome C4, Da-Ae, whole genome shotgun sequence genomic region harbors:
- the LOC111212581 gene encoding probable E3 ubiquitin-protein ligase RHG1A, which translates to MDQNMNDFPESDTPFSFQHLLYGDDYGYRHWPMNQLKYHHMKNSTSREELLLISEQIKDVGTGLDVDVIDGNLNRRRYEDRSGQAEKCVICLDELKYNDDASKLACGHDFHFECIKNWLMVQNKCPLCKQQALSLFHEAENLNVLELLTLIFFV; encoded by the exons ATGGACCAAAACATGAATGATTTTCCGGAATCGGATACTCCATTCAGCTTCCAACACTTATTATACGGCGATGATTA TGGTTACAGACACTGGCCAATGAACCAGTTGAAATACCATCACATGAAGAACTCCACTTCACGTGAG GAACTATTGCTCATTAGTGAACAGATAAAAGATGTCGGCACTGGTTTAGACGTTGATGTCATTGATGGGAATCTGAACCGAAGAAGGTATGAAGATCGTTCTGGTCAAGCGGAGAAATGTGTGATATGTCTTGATGAACTTAAGTACAATGATGACGCTTCTAAGCTGGCATGTGGGCATGACTTTCACTTCGAGTGTATCAAGAACTGGC TCATGGTCCAGAACAAGTGTCCTCTTTGCAAGCAACAAGCTCTCTCATTGTTTCATGAAGCTGAAAATTTGAATGTGTTAGAATTGTTAACACTGATCTTTTTTGTTTAA